The following nucleotide sequence is from Firmicutes bacterium ASF500.
TCTGGTCCAGACCCAGAGGGGCCAGCAGGGCGGACAGAAGCCGGGCGGCTCCCGTCAGCACCCCGGCGTGGGCCAGGATGCGGAGAAACACCGTGAAGAACAGGATGAAGGCGCAGATATTCAGGGTGGATTGCAGGGCTCCGGTGACGGAGTGGGTAAAGGCCCTGGGGAAGCTGGCGGCTTGGAACTGAGGGCCCCGGCTGCGGCGGGTCCGGGGGCCGTCGCCGGGCTTGTAGAACCGGAACAGAAGCCCCACCGCTAGGGAGGCCAGCAGATGGGCCAGATAGAGAAGCAGGCCCGCCGTCCCGCTGCCGAACACCCCGGCCCCCACCACGCCCAGGATGAAGGCGGGGCCGCTGTTGTTGCAAAAAGCCAGCATCCGCTCCGCCTCCGTCCGGGAGCACTGGTCCTGCTCATAGAGCTCAATGGCCGTCCGGGCCCCCACCGGGTAGCCCCCCACAAAGCCCAGGGCCAGGGCGGCGGCGCAGTTCCCGTTGACCCGGAACAGAGGGGCCATCACCGGCTCCAGCAGCTTGCCCAGATACCGGGACATCCCCAGCTCCACCACCAGGGAGGACAGCACAAAGAAGGGGAACAGAGAGGGGAGGATCACGTTGCCGCACAGCTTCAGGCCGTCCCGCATGGCCTCCATGGCCTGGTCCGGCCACAGGATCAGCGCCAGCGTGGCCCAGAGCAGACCCGTGCCCAGCAGAATATCCCGATACTGCGCCTTCCCCACGATTTTTCCCATGCCGCGCACCTCCGTTCTTTTGAGGGTATGAGAGGAGCGGAAAAAACTTGCCTGTCCTCTCAAAAAGCGGGGAGACAGGCAAGCGTGAATCTATTCTGCGTTTAGGCAGGCTTGGAGCTGTTTTTGAAAATTCACCTCGGCGTCAATGAGGTAGTTCCAAATCGCGTTGAAGCCATCCGCGTAGGGGTCTTTCGCCTGTGCCAGCCCCATGGACATAATGCCGACAGCGTTGATCCCGTCGTGGATACACCCGGCCGCGTCTTTCAAATGAATCAGTGCTTGCTGATGCTCCATAATTTTCCTCCTTGATTTTCACCGGGAGGAGTGGTATAGTTAGATTTACCAGACCTCCGGGTGTGGTGTATTTAGAGTGTTGGTATGGTTTGTTGGCCCGCCAACACTCTATTTTTCTTGCTCCAAAAGCAGACGGATTCCGCGGCGGATTGCCTCTGTCCTTGTAACGCCATACTTTTCACAGTACGCCAGCAGCTGGGTATTGGTATCCCGGTCAAAACGTACCTGCAAACCAAAGCTGAGCGGATTTTCTGCCTTTGGCCGCCCTGTGCGTGGGCTCACTTCATCACCTACTTTCTGCACCCTTATAATGTATAATAATTGATAGGATGCAAAAAGTCAAGGCTTTTTTCAAATCCCAAGAAAAGAATTGCGGAACGGAAAAATATACAGTATAATAGGCGGGGACGAAAGGGGGCTGGACCCTTGGAACAGCATGAAATCACAGCGGCGGGGCCGCTGTTGGACGAGCAGGGGAACCTCCGGGAGCCGGGGTATGCCAAGCGGCTTCTGCCTGTTTACAGCAGAAATCAAATTAAGGTCTCCGCCATGCGGATCAAGGAGTGGGACTACTACCTGGTGATGAACGGTCAGTTCGCCCTGGCGCTGACCATCGCGGACAACGGCTATATGGGTCTGGACTCCATCTCCCTGATGGATTTTTGGGAAAACACCCAAATCACAAAGAGCCCCATGCGCCTGATGCCCCTGGGCAGGACCGGGATGCCCTCCACCACAGCGGAGGGGGACAGCGCCTCCGCAGGAAGGAAATACTCTCTGCTCTTCCGCCGGGAGGAGGATCGGAGAACCCTCCACGCCCACATGGACAGCTTCCGGGGCCGTGAGAGCCTGGACGCCTATGTGGAGCTGACGGAGGAGCCGGAGGAGTC
It contains:
- the ylbJ gene encoding Sporulation integral membrane protein YlbJ, translating into MGKIVGKAQYRDILLGTGLLWATLALILWPDQAMEAMRDGLKLCGNVILPSLFPFFVLSSLVVELGMSRYLGKLLEPVMAPLFRVNGNCAAALALGFVGGYPVGARTAIELYEQDQCSRTEAERMLAFCNNSGPAFILGVVGAGVFGSGTAGLLLYLAHLLASLAVGLLFRFYKPGDGPRTRRSRGPQFQAASFPRAFTHSVTGALQSTLNICAFILFFTVFLRILAHAGVLTGAARLLSALLAPLGLDQTWAERLLTGLVEVSSGVSSLTDGTLPSRLSMAAFMLGWAGVSIHCQVLAFLGDSGLSMRTYLVGKLLHGGISAAVAAALLRLVPLSSPASVYLAEQTEAIAQLDFQRALTLSAAAAWGVWLAFLALTVWVVQKNSGKGRRSVV